A genomic stretch from Canis lupus familiaris isolate Mischka breed German Shepherd chromosome 17, alternate assembly UU_Cfam_GSD_1.0, whole genome shotgun sequence includes:
- the LOC119877141 gene encoding collagen alpha-1(I) chain-like: protein MHHHWRPHPPGRPRARGPQGGPRGAGVRTDTGRRRQSTGLGGACAGRSGTGRRSTRRPRARGPQSAAPRGGGASAASRRDPDAAARAPHGTHGGPRLVAPQGGVCAAGCVLVAGTKPPQEPPSPPRLPSLSTPAGARAALPAGRGSATPAHGPQAPAVSGARADRGTPRPAGRGAEGTSRGPRGVGLPGTGGAPAATSAHRVWASGRVSSGELRAPGRVPRAGREDGPGTPRALGEAGQLGDTAGAGAADGASQGSVSGLGPRSAATGQALGRRTRGRGPSGGSGWPRPPAGGPAWSALGTRPPAPGEAPAAAAAAAQPRGQAPPSAGWGAGSRGAGRGGLHGGASPLRPRGRGQGFPRRARLRPHSRGCRRGPRRALGVLRALIPATRPPPPSPQARASRRGHGPPDRDAEHDAAATARPTGSRGRRGASRYGRLRPTCRRRRPTPPQPGTRGHAGGRTCRSRAAVPVPVPGGPRGPLRRGGLPRRPRAGTGGVREAGRRQTGRGTGAPRAGGPGASARTARGGGRVLPLPAPRRGPELLRRPAGSQGSTGPPRLPCCCPGAGAGAGAGAEPRRPRGNCRRDSLKRKPASPGPGRQEAPRLPGGPPPRSASEKPPPSPAANEKPLPRSANEKPPPSPAANEKPLPRSASEKPPPSPAANEKPPPRSASEKPPPSPAANEKPPPRSASEKPPPSPAANEKPLPRSASEKPPPSPAANEKPPPRSASEKPPPSPAANEKPPPHSASRHFPACESSSPAWEAENPARRLSFLSRIYVAPSPEEAVNPVTRPKSLKAIFVGSGAPEATSKEFCSSKTVSVAQKPVSIRC from the exons ATGCATCACCACTGG AGGCCTCATCCACCAGGGCGGCCTCGGGCCCGGGGTCCCCAGGGCGGCCCTCGCGGGGCGGGCGTCAGGACGGACACGGGCCGCCGCCGGCAGAGCACAGGActgggcggggcctgcgcgggcCGCAGCGGGACGGGGCGGCGGAGCACTCGGCGGCCGCGGGCACGAGGGCCCCAGAGCGCGGCGCCCCGGGGTGGAGGCGCCTCCGCAGCAAGCCGGCGGGACCCAGACGCGGCCGCTCGCGCCCCCCACGGCACCCACGGGGGACCCCGACTCGTCGCTCCCCAAGGCGGCGTCTGCGCTGCGGGCTGCGTCCTCGTCGCTGGAACGAAGCCGCCGCAGGAGCCGCCGAGCCCCCCGCGGCTGCCCTCGCTCTCGACCCCTGCCGGCGCCAGAGCCGCGCTCCCAGCAGGCAGGGGCTCCGCGACGCCGGCACACGGGCCCCAGGCACCCGCGGTGAGCGGAGCCCGCGCCGACCGAGGGACACCGCGGCCCGCAGGACGAGGGGCGGAGGGAACGTCCAGGGGCCCGCGTGGGGTCGGGCTGCCGGGCACGGGGGGGGCACCTGCGGCGACCAGCGCGCACCGGGTCTGGGCGAGCGGCCGCGTGTCCTCCGGAGAACTCCGGGCTCCCGGGAGGGTCCCGAGGGCGGGGCGGGAGGACGGGCCGGGCACGCCCCGGGCGCTGGGGGAGGCCGGGCAGCTCGGGGACaccgcgggggccggggcggccgaCGGGGCCTCTCAGGGATCCGTGTCCGGCCTCGGCCCCAGGTCTGCGGCGACcggtcaggccctgggcaggcgcacgcgggggcggggccctTCCGGCGGCTCAGgctggccccggccccccgcaggCGGCCCGGCGTGGTCGGCGCTGGGCACGCGGCCTCCAGCCCCGGGGGaggctccggcggcggcggcggcggcggcgcagccAAGGGGACAAGCGCCGCCCTCGGCCGGGTGGGGCGCAGggagccgcggggcggggcggggcgggctgcaCGGCGGGGCCTCACCCCTGCGCCCCCGAGGCCGAGGCCAGGGCTTCCCCCGACGGGCCCGGCTCCGGCCCCactcccggggctgcaggcgcgGGCCTCGCCGGGCGCTCGGGGTCCTGAGGGCGCTGATCCCGGCgacgcgcccgcccccgccctcgccccAGGCCCGTGCTTCGCGGCGAGGACACGGGCCGCCCGACAGGGACGCGGAACACGACGCAGCAGCCACGGCCCGACCCACGGGGAGCCGCGGCCGCCGAGGAGCGTCGAGGTACGGGCGGCTTCGTCCCACCtgcaggcggcggcggccgacACCGCCACAGCCGGGCACGCGGGGCCACGCGGGGGGCAGGACGTGCCGGAGCCGCGCcgccgtccccgtccccgtccccggggGGCCCCGAGGGCCGCTGCGCCGGGGAGGGCTCCCGCGGCGGCCACGGGCGGGCACAGGGGGCGTCCGGGAGGCCGGCCGGAGGCAGACGGGCCGCGGGACGGGCGCGCCACGGGCTGGGGGCCCAGGTGCCTCCGCCCGCACAGCTCGAGGCGGAGGCCGCGTGctccccctgcccgccccgcggCGAGGCCCCGAGCTGCTCCGCCGCCCGGCCGGAAGCCAGGGCTCCACGGGGCCTCCGCGCCTCCCCTGCTGCTgccccggagccggagccggagccggagccggagccgagcCGAGGAGACCTCGCGGGAACTGCCGTCGGGACAGCCTCAAGCGGAAACCGGCCTCACCCGGCCCAGGGCGGCAGGAAGCGCCAAGACTTCCGGGCGGGCCGCCGCCACGCTCAGCCAGTGAGAAGCCGCCGCCATCACCGGCAGCCAATGAGAAGCCTCTGCCacgctcagccaatgagaagccaccaCCATCACCGGCAGCCAATGAGAAGCCTCTGCCACGCTCAGCCAGTGAGAAGCCGCCGCCATCACCggcagccaatgagaagccgcCGCCGCGCTCAGCCAGTGAGAAGCCACCGCCATCACCggcagccaatgagaagccgcCGCCGCGCTCAGCCAGTGAGAAGCCGCCGCCATCACCGGCAGCCAATGAGAAGCCTCTGCCACGCTCAGCCAGTGAGAAGCCGCCGCCATCACCggcagccaatgagaagccgcCGCCGCGCTCAGCCAGTGAGAAGCCACCGCCATCACCggcagccaatgagaagccgcCGCCGCACTCAGCCA GTCGACACTTTCCGGCCTGCGAatcctccagccctgcctgggaaGCGGAGAACCCAGCTCGAAGACTATCTTTCCTCTCACGGATCTACGTGGCGCCCTCGCCCGAGGAGGCCGTTAACCCCGTGACCCGCCCTAAGTCACTAAAAGCCATTTTCGTGGGCTCCGGGGCCCCGGAAGCGACCAGTAAGGAATTCTGTTCTTCAAAAACCGTTTCTGTTGCTCAGAAGCCAGTTTCCATCAGATGTTGA